The Monodelphis domestica isolate mMonDom1 chromosome 7, mMonDom1.pri, whole genome shotgun sequence genome window below encodes:
- the MLST8 gene encoding target of rapamycin complex subunit LST8 isoform X1: MNTSQGTVGSDPVILATAGYDHTVRFWQAHSGICTRTVQHQDSQVNALEITPDRSMIAAAGYQHIRMYDLNSNNPNPVINYDGVSKNITSVGFHEDGRWMYTGGEDSMARIWDLRSRNLQCQRIFQVNAPINCVCLHPNQAELIVGDQSGAIHIWDLKTDHNEQLIPEPEVSVNSVHIDPDASYMAAVNSTGNCYVWNLTGGIGEEVTQLIPKTKIPAHTRYALQCRFSPDSTLLATCSADQTCKIWRTSNFSLMTELSIKSNNPGETSRGWMWDCAFSGDSQYIVTASSDNLARLWCVDTGEIKREYGGHQKAVVCLAFNDSVLG; encoded by the exons ATGAACACCTCCCAGGGCACTGTGGGCAGCGACCCTGTCATCCTCGCCACCGCCGGCTATGACCACACCGTACGCTTCTGGCAGGCACACAGTGGGATATGTACCCGCACGGTGCAGCACCAAGACTCG CAGGTGAATGCCCTGGAGATCACCCCAGACAGAAGCATGATTGCTGCTGCAG GTTACCAGCACATCCGGATGTATGATCTCAATTCCAATAACCCCAACCCTGTCATCAACTACGATGGAGTGAGCAAGAACATCACTTCCGTGGGCTTCCATGAGGACGGCCGCTGGATGTACACAGGAGGAGAGGACAGCATGGCCAGGATCTGGGACCTCAG GTCACGGAATCTCCAGTGCCAGCGAATTTTCCAAGTGAATGCGCCCATTAACTGTGTGTGTCTGCACCCAAACCAG GCTGAACTGATTGTTGGTGACCAGAGCGGTGCTATCCACATCTGGGACCTGAAAACTGACCACAATGAGCAGCTGATTCCAGAACCAGAAGTCTCTGTGAATTCAGTTCACATCGACCCTGATGCCAGTTACATGGCAGCCGTCAACAGTACA GGAAACTGTTATGTCTGGAACTTGACCGGGGGCATTGGGGAAGAAGTGACTCAGCTGATTCCCAAAACCAAAATCCCAGCTCACACAAGATATGCCCTGCAGTGTCGGTTCAGTCCTGACTCCAC GCTCCTGGCCACCTGCTCAGCGGACCAAACGTGCAAAATCTGGAGGACCTCAAATTTCTCTTTGATGACAGAGCTCAGCATCAAGAGCAACAATCCCGGTGAGACTTCGAGAGGCTGGATGTGGGACTGCGCCTTTTCTGGAGACTCTCAGTACATTGTAACAG CCTCCTCTGATAATTTAGCACGGCTGTGGTGTGTGGACACAGGAGAAATCAAGAGAGAGTATGGTGGACACCAGAAGGCTGTAGTCTGCC
- the MLST8 gene encoding target of rapamycin complex subunit LST8 isoform X2, translated as MYDLNSNNPNPVINYDGVSKNITSVGFHEDGRWMYTGGEDSMARIWDLRSRNLQCQRIFQVNAPINCVCLHPNQAELIVGDQSGAIHIWDLKTDHNEQLIPEPEVSVNSVHIDPDASYMAAVNSTGNCYVWNLTGGIGEEVTQLIPKTKIPAHTRYALQCRFSPDSTLLATCSADQTCKIWRTSNFSLMTELSIKSNNPGETSRGWMWDCAFSGDSQYIVTASSDNLARLWCVDTGEIKREYGGHQKAVVCLAFNDSVLG; from the exons ATGTATGATCTCAATTCCAATAACCCCAACCCTGTCATCAACTACGATGGAGTGAGCAAGAACATCACTTCCGTGGGCTTCCATGAGGACGGCCGCTGGATGTACACAGGAGGAGAGGACAGCATGGCCAGGATCTGGGACCTCAG GTCACGGAATCTCCAGTGCCAGCGAATTTTCCAAGTGAATGCGCCCATTAACTGTGTGTGTCTGCACCCAAACCAG GCTGAACTGATTGTTGGTGACCAGAGCGGTGCTATCCACATCTGGGACCTGAAAACTGACCACAATGAGCAGCTGATTCCAGAACCAGAAGTCTCTGTGAATTCAGTTCACATCGACCCTGATGCCAGTTACATGGCAGCCGTCAACAGTACA GGAAACTGTTATGTCTGGAACTTGACCGGGGGCATTGGGGAAGAAGTGACTCAGCTGATTCCCAAAACCAAAATCCCAGCTCACACAAGATATGCCCTGCAGTGTCGGTTCAGTCCTGACTCCAC GCTCCTGGCCACCTGCTCAGCGGACCAAACGTGCAAAATCTGGAGGACCTCAAATTTCTCTTTGATGACAGAGCTCAGCATCAAGAGCAACAATCCCGGTGAGACTTCGAGAGGCTGGATGTGGGACTGCGCCTTTTCTGGAGACTCTCAGTACATTGTAACAG CCTCCTCTGATAATTTAGCACGGCTGTGGTGTGTGGACACAGGAGAAATCAAGAGAGAGTATGGTGGACACCAGAAGGCTGTAGTCTGCC